Proteins encoded together in one Peribacillus asahii window:
- a CDS encoding thiolase family protein, which yields MKRDAVIVSAVRTAIGRQGSALATVPAHVFGAEVIKEAIKRANITPDMIEDVIFGNVLSGGGNIARLTALQAGLSLELPGITVDRQCGSGLNAINLAAQAIRAGDGDIYIAGGTESMSQAPYLMNRPTKAYSAAPPAFRKSQLSPKEIGDPPMGITAENLVKKYEITREEQDAFSLRSQQRMSAAMQEGRFDEQIVAIEIPNRKGELTIFNRDEHPRPQTTLDALAKLPPAFLEGGSVTAGSSSGLNDAASALVIMSREKAEQLGLNPLATIREYAVAGVDPNIMGIGPVPATQKVLEKSKLALDDIDLIEINEAFAAQVIACDRELQMNPEKVNVNGGAIAHGHPLGATGAILATKAIYELRRSRGKYALIAACIGGGQGIATIIERE from the coding sequence ATGAAGAGAGATGCAGTTATTGTGTCAGCTGTCCGTACAGCTATTGGTCGTCAAGGAAGTGCGCTTGCAACAGTTCCAGCTCATGTTTTTGGAGCAGAAGTAATCAAGGAAGCAATTAAACGAGCGAATATTACACCAGACATGATTGAGGATGTTATTTTTGGGAATGTATTGAGCGGTGGAGGGAATATTGCACGACTAACGGCTTTGCAAGCTGGGCTTTCGCTTGAACTACCAGGTATTACAGTTGATCGTCAGTGTGGTTCCGGTCTTAATGCCATCAATTTGGCAGCGCAAGCGATTCGCGCAGGAGATGGAGATATTTATATCGCTGGTGGTACAGAAAGCATGAGTCAAGCTCCATACTTGATGAATCGGCCAACAAAGGCCTATAGTGCTGCTCCGCCTGCTTTTCGTAAATCGCAGCTTTCGCCGAAAGAGATAGGAGATCCGCCTATGGGCATTACAGCTGAAAATCTTGTGAAGAAATACGAGATTACGAGAGAAGAACAAGACGCCTTTTCTCTTCGTAGTCAGCAACGAATGTCAGCAGCTATGCAGGAAGGACGCTTTGATGAGCAAATTGTGGCCATTGAGATTCCGAATAGGAAGGGAGAGCTGACTATTTTTAATCGTGATGAACATCCAAGACCGCAAACGACACTAGACGCTTTAGCAAAACTTCCTCCCGCTTTTCTTGAAGGTGGTTCGGTCACAGCCGGAAGTAGTTCGGGTTTAAATGATGCGGCTTCAGCACTTGTTATCATGTCTCGAGAAAAAGCTGAACAGTTAGGTCTTAACCCGCTTGCAACGATTCGTGAATATGCTGTAGCAGGCGTGGATCCGAATATTATGGGAATTGGTCCTGTTCCGGCTACACAAAAGGTACTTGAAAAATCAAAATTAGCACTAGATGATATCGATTTAATCGAAATTAATGAGGCGTTTGCAGCGCAAGTTATTGCCTGCGATCGAGAGCTTCAGATGAACCCGGAGAAAGTCAATGTCAATGGAGGAGCGATTGCTCACGGTCATCCACTAGGAGCAACAGGAGCTATTCTAGCAACTAAGGCTATCTATGAATTAAGGAGAAGCCGAGGAAAATATGCATTAATTGCAGCATGTATTGGCGGCGGTCAGGGGATTGCGACGATTATTGAAAGAGAATAG
- a CDS encoding TetR/AcrR family transcriptional regulator produces the protein MKDKILQTSLTLFDQKGYRETSIQDIVDSLGVTKGTFYYYYSSKEELLKAICLAYIENLVQHQEEIIHHPTKTNTEKLHDIIYMLLDRIERERNEARIFFREMRNIKEEHIEEIKQIRTQFRLNYQKVLEDGIKNGEFKANAHPNILALGILGITNWSYYWYSSEGEMSVEELTRLYLDFILHGIKS, from the coding sequence ATGAAAGATAAAATACTTCAAACAAGCCTCACTCTTTTTGACCAAAAAGGATATCGAGAAACTTCTATTCAAGATATCGTTGATTCACTTGGTGTAACGAAGGGAACATTCTATTATTATTATTCCAGCAAAGAAGAATTATTAAAAGCTATTTGCTTAGCTTATATTGAAAATCTTGTGCAGCATCAAGAAGAAATTATTCATCATCCAACGAAAACAAATACAGAGAAATTACATGATATTATCTATATGCTTCTCGACCGAATTGAAAGAGAACGAAATGAAGCGCGAATCTTTTTTCGAGAAATGAGAAATATCAAAGAAGAGCATATAGAAGAAATCAAACAAATACGCACTCAATTTCGCCTGAATTATCAAAAAGTTTTAGAGGATGGCATCAAAAATGGAGAATTTAAAGCGAATGCACATCCAAACATACTCGCTCTAGGTATTTTAGGAATTACGAATTGGAGTTATTATTGGTATAGTTCCGAAGGTGAAATGTCTGTTGAGGAATTGACTAGGCTATATTTAGATTTCATTTTACATGGCATTAAATCGTGA